Proteins encoded in a region of the Anaerolineales bacterium genome:
- the ruvX gene encoding Holliday junction resolvase RuvX has product MGRVLAVDPGDVHLGVAVSDPTGTIARPLRVLRHVSRERDVQALLETAGEHGVERIVVGVPYGLDGELGPQARRAVRLIDALRVATTIPVVAWDETGSSQAARIRTGPEAMEHARAAAVILQEHLDAAPK; this is encoded by the coding sequence ATGGGGCGCGTGCTGGCGGTCGACCCCGGTGACGTTCATCTCGGTGTCGCGGTCTCCGACCCCACTGGCACGATCGCGCGCCCCTTGCGAGTGCTGCGCCATGTCTCGCGTGAGCGCGACGTCCAGGCACTGCTTGAGACCGCAGGCGAGCACGGCGTCGAGCGAATTGTTGTCGGGGTACCCTATGGCCTAGACGGGGAGCTCGGTCCGCAGGCCCGGCGAGCCGTTCGACTGATAGATGCGCTGCGGGTAGCGACAACGATCCCGGTGGTAGCCTGGGATGAGACGGGGTCATCCCAGGCAGCCCGAATCCGAACTGGCCCCGAGGCCATGGAGCACGCCCGGGCAGCGGCGGTCATTCTGCAGGAGCACCTGGATGCGGCGCCGAAGTAG
- a CDS encoding baseplate J/gp47 family protein: MKLQIIELESQDDRASVRDRLAWSQAPRVVLVYPNRGRTRLTQLDLVLLHREAALRGRQLALVTRHPVLVTAAEAAAIPHFPSLDEVREGAWLPSASPISRNVHPGRSGQPGRLPPRPPILGLSTTRGAQRWLWIGLAAISLLAMAAAILPSADALVTPISQTREQTVMLEASPGQLQGGPVQGLASRQVEVTLQGKLRLPTTGTVLAPVTPAVGTALFTNLTSEPVSIPEGTSVRPTRQDPVRFITTVVAELPAGQGSTVSVPVAAVAAGSAGNLAAGSLDSVDGPLGLQASVSNPQDLSGGSDRIRSAVAPADLPTLQRALEDQLFEQARLALQDNLQAGESLLPGSLRVVDVVEQAFDLSAGEAADSVGLWQEVRIGGLALLEDDLKQNTWDEIEAAADPGWIPAPGSLTMGELTPGGDPAGRTLDVAAHWTVYRPVDRAGLARAIRGLPVEEARQILLQRAGLSLPPEIIVRPAWLNRVPWVESRIRISLPWEAP, encoded by the coding sequence ATGAAGCTCCAGATCATCGAGCTTGAGTCTCAGGACGACCGGGCCTCGGTGCGGGACCGACTGGCATGGTCGCAGGCGCCTCGAGTGGTGCTCGTCTACCCCAACCGGGGCCGGACGCGGCTCACCCAGCTTGACCTTGTGCTGCTCCACCGAGAAGCAGCCTTGCGCGGCCGTCAGCTAGCCCTCGTGACCCGCCACCCGGTCCTGGTGACGGCCGCCGAAGCCGCGGCCATCCCGCACTTCCCATCCCTGGACGAGGTCCGTGAAGGCGCATGGCTCCCGTCGGCATCACCCATCTCCAGGAACGTCCACCCAGGGCGCTCCGGTCAGCCTGGCAGGCTGCCGCCGCGCCCACCTATTCTGGGGCTCTCCACCACGCGTGGAGCGCAGCGGTGGCTGTGGATCGGGCTGGCGGCGATTTCCCTGCTGGCAATGGCGGCCGCCATCTTGCCTTCTGCCGACGCTCTGGTCACCCCGATCAGTCAGACCCGAGAACAGACCGTGATGCTGGAGGCCTCCCCGGGACAGCTGCAGGGTGGCCCGGTGCAAGGACTTGCCTCCCGACAGGTCGAGGTGACGCTGCAGGGGAAACTCCGCCTGCCGACGACCGGCACCGTCCTGGCACCCGTAACCCCCGCCGTCGGGACTGCCTTGTTCACCAACTTGACGTCTGAGCCGGTGAGCATCCCCGAGGGAACCAGTGTGCGCCCCACCCGTCAGGACCCGGTCCGCTTCATCACGACGGTGGTGGCGGAACTCCCGGCGGGCCAGGGAAGCACCGTGAGCGTCCCGGTCGCCGCGGTCGCAGCCGGGTCAGCGGGCAACCTGGCCGCAGGCTCGCTTGACTCGGTGGACGGCCCGCTCGGATTGCAGGCCTCCGTCTCAAATCCGCAGGATCTGTCAGGCGGTTCCGACCGAATTCGCTCCGCAGTCGCGCCGGCCGACCTTCCGACCCTGCAACGCGCCCTCGAGGACCAGCTGTTTGAGCAGGCTCGGCTTGCGCTGCAGGATAACCTGCAGGCGGGCGAGAGCCTTCTCCCGGGGTCGCTGCGGGTGGTGGATGTCGTCGAGCAAGCGTTTGATCTTTCGGCGGGTGAGGCCGCTGACTCCGTCGGCCTTTGGCAAGAAGTCCGAATTGGGGGCCTGGCGCTTCTCGAGGACGACCTCAAGCAGAACACCTGGGACGAGATCGAGGCCGCCGCAGACCCCGGCTGGATCCCTGCGCCCGGATCGCTGACCATGGGCGAGCTGACACCCGGAGGTGACCCTGCCGGCCGCACTCTTGACGTGGCCGCCCACTGGACCGTCTACCGCCCCGTCGATCGGGCGGGCTTGGCGCGTGCCATTCGCGGCCTACCTGTTGAAGAGGCCCGCCAGATTCTCCTACAGAGAGCAGGCCTCTCCCTGCCACCCGAGATCATCGTCAGGCCAGCCTGGCTCAACCGTGTGCCCTGGGTAGAGAGCCGCATTCGGATCTCCCTGCCCTGGGAAGCTCCGTGA